The following proteins come from a genomic window of Sphingobium cloacae:
- a CDS encoding conjugal transfer protein TraD, with protein MRKPRDYDAELKALEDKARQLKTRKVQQLGELIIATGADALTLDELAGALIVLAEMKDAAKREAWAKRGVSFFAGRPRASRGAGKREGNVGTESARSTAPSDANAGDALPLEGGAQSASGGAGAR; from the coding sequence ATGCGCAAGCCCCGTGACTATGATGCGGAACTGAAGGCGCTGGAAGACAAGGCCCGGCAACTGAAAACCCGCAAGGTGCAGCAGCTTGGCGAACTGATCATCGCCACCGGCGCCGATGCGCTGACGCTTGACGAACTGGCCGGTGCGCTGATCGTGCTGGCCGAGATGAAGGATGCCGCCAAGCGCGAGGCTTGGGCCAAGCGGGGAGTGTCGTTCTTCGCGGGGCGACCCCGTGCCAGTCGCGGGGCCGGAAAGAGGGAGGGCAATGTCGGCACCGAATCTGCGCGATCTACGGCACCGTCTGATGCAAACGCTGGCGACGCTCTCCCGCTTGAAGGCGGCGCGCAATCGGCATCTGGCGGCGCGGGCGCGCGCTGA
- the traA gene encoding Ti-type conjugative transfer relaxase TraA, with the protein MAIYHFSAQIIGRKMGRSAVAAAAYRSGERLHDERLDRDHDYRAKGGVVHSEVMLSDGASEEWSDRERLWNDVEAAELRKDAQLAREIEVAIPVEMNQREGTELVRDFVQAEFVDHGMVADVNVHWDNPANPHAHVMLTMREATLDENGDPAFGAKVREWNDKALLERWRERWASHVNERLAELDIDARVDHRSLEAQGIALEPQHEIGGPAQRMERDGLLADRAEEHREIAHANGAKIIANPDLALDAMTQQQSTFTNRDFAKFAHRHSDGLDQFNAVMSAVKGCDNLVELGQDRFGNDRFTSRSMIEAEQAMHRAAQAMAERERHGVDDRDREAALAQSERTGLTLSAEQRDAFAHVTEGHDLSLVVGYAGTGKSAMLGVAREAWEAAGYEVRGVALSGIAAENLQSGSGITSRTIASMEHGWAQGRDLLASRNVLVIDEAGMVGTRQMERVLGHAASVGAKVVLVGDPQQLQSIEAGAAFRSLHDRHGGVEITEVRRQHEQWQRDATRDLATGETRAAIHAYAGHGMVHEAATRESARDELVDRWDEDRLANPDKSRIIFTHTNAEVRELSDLTRTRMRESGALGEEVSIQVERGTRSFAPGDRLVFLRNDRNLGVKNGTLGTVEQVGREAMTVRLDAGRSVSFELKDFAHVDHGYAATIHKAQGMTVDRAHVLATPGMDAHGSYVSLSRHRDSVQLHYGRDDFADRDRLVRTLSRDRSKDMAFDYARGDPARDYAERRGLTFRERVVEIVRKVVPEKVCDLFDGLRPSERGGPAVPAALGPEREGKLDGKPQVQRDSERATPARGSADPEAALRRQRTLALRRHAQAVDAVFKAEDAGGKPSTEQMRELTDSRKAFEEVRPFGWRDAEAAYAKNPALPTEAAGGRFQRAVTALELETEIRTNPELRADRFVERWQKLETKSATQYQGSDISGYRATRRAMGEMAFKLERDPQLESVLANRKTALGVAMDSQRSIGRELCFKHGIDYGIGRGISIGM; encoded by the coding sequence ATGGCGATCTACCATTTCTCCGCCCAGATCATCGGCCGCAAGATGGGCCGCAGCGCGGTGGCGGCGGCTGCCTATCGTTCGGGCGAACGCCTGCACGACGAACGGCTCGACCGCGATCATGATTACCGCGCCAAGGGCGGCGTCGTCCATTCCGAGGTGATGCTGTCCGACGGCGCATCGGAGGAATGGAGCGACCGTGAGCGATTGTGGAACGATGTCGAGGCAGCGGAATTGCGCAAGGACGCGCAGCTCGCCCGCGAGATTGAAGTCGCCATTCCGGTCGAAATGAACCAGCGCGAGGGCACTGAGCTGGTCCGCGACTTCGTGCAAGCCGAGTTCGTAGATCACGGCATGGTCGCAGACGTGAATGTCCATTGGGACAATCCCGCCAATCCCCATGCCCATGTCATGCTCACCATGCGGGAAGCGACGCTCGACGAGAACGGCGATCCGGCGTTCGGGGCCAAGGTTCGCGAGTGGAACGACAAGGCCCTGCTCGAACGCTGGCGCGAGCGTTGGGCGAGCCATGTCAACGAACGCCTTGCCGAACTCGATATCGACGCGCGGGTCGATCACCGTTCGCTGGAAGCGCAGGGTATCGCCCTTGAACCCCAGCACGAGATCGGCGGCCCGGCTCAACGAATGGAGCGCGACGGACTACTGGCCGACCGCGCCGAAGAACACCGCGAGATCGCCCACGCCAACGGCGCAAAGATCATCGCCAATCCCGACCTGGCGCTGGACGCGATGACCCAGCAGCAATCGACGTTCACGAACCGCGACTTCGCGAAGTTCGCGCACCGGCATTCGGACGGGCTCGATCAGTTCAACGCGGTGATGAGCGCGGTGAAGGGTTGCGACAATCTGGTCGAACTCGGCCAGGATCGTTTCGGCAACGACCGCTTCACCTCGCGGTCGATGATCGAGGCGGAGCAGGCGATGCACCGCGCGGCGCAGGCGATGGCGGAACGCGAGCGGCATGGCGTAGATGACCGGGACAGGGAAGCGGCGCTGGCGCAATCCGAACGGACGGGCCTCACCTTGTCGGCGGAGCAGCGGGACGCCTTTGCCCATGTCACCGAGGGGCACGATCTGTCGCTGGTGGTCGGCTATGCGGGCACCGGCAAGTCGGCCATGCTCGGCGTGGCGCGTGAGGCGTGGGAAGCCGCCGGTTATGAGGTGCGCGGTGTCGCGCTTTCCGGCATTGCGGCGGAAAATCTGCAATCGGGTTCGGGCATCACCTCGCGCACCATCGCCAGCATGGAACATGGCTGGGCGCAGGGCCGCGACCTGCTCGCCTCGCGCAACGTGCTGGTGATCGACGAGGCGGGGATGGTCGGCACGCGGCAGATGGAGCGCGTGCTTGGTCATGCCGCCAGCGTCGGGGCCAAGGTGGTGCTGGTCGGCGATCCGCAGCAGTTGCAATCGATCGAGGCGGGCGCGGCGTTCCGCTCGCTCCACGATCGGCACGGCGGCGTCGAGATCACCGAAGTGCGCCGCCAGCACGAGCAATGGCAGCGCGATGCCACGCGCGACCTCGCCACCGGCGAAACCCGCGCGGCGATCCACGCCTATGCCGGTCATGGCATGGTGCATGAAGCGGCGACCCGCGAGAGCGCCCGCGACGAGTTAGTGGACCGCTGGGACGAGGACCGGCTTGCCAATCCCGACAAGAGCCGGATCATCTTCACCCACACCAATGCCGAAGTGCGCGAACTTTCCGATCTGACCCGGACGCGGATGCGCGAGAGCGGCGCGCTGGGCGAGGAAGTGTCCATCCAGGTCGAGCGCGGGACACGCAGCTTCGCACCCGGCGACCGCCTCGTGTTCCTCAGGAATGACCGGAATCTTGGGGTGAAGAACGGCACGCTCGGCACCGTCGAGCAGGTTGGCCGCGAAGCGATGACCGTGCGGCTCGATGCCGGACGGTCGGTGTCGTTCGAGCTGAAGGACTTCGCCCATGTGGATCATGGCTATGCCGCCACGATCCACAAGGCACAGGGCATGACGGTGGACCGTGCCCATGTGCTCGCCACGCCCGGCATGGATGCCCATGGCAGCTATGTCTCGCTGTCGCGCCACCGGGATAGCGTGCAGCTTCACTACGGCCGCGACGATTTTGCCGATCGGGACCGGCTTGTCCGCACCCTGTCGCGCGACCGCTCGAAGGACATGGCGTTCGATTATGCGCGCGGCGACCCTGCCCGCGACTATGCCGAGCGGCGCGGGCTCACGTTCCGCGAGCGTGTGGTCGAGATCGTCAGGAAGGTGGTGCCAGAGAAGGTGTGCGACCTGTTCGACGGGTTGCGGCCGTCCGAGAGGGGCGGGCCTGCCGTGCCGGCAGCGCTGGGGCCGGAAAGGGAAGGCAAGCTTGATGGCAAGCCGCAGGTGCAGCGCGACAGCGAACGGGCGACGCCTGCGCGCGGGTCTGCGGACCCGGAGGCGGCGCTGCGCCGCCAGCGCACCCTTGCGCTCAGGCGTCACGCCCAGGCGGTCGATGCGGTGTTCAAGGCCGAGGATGCGGGCGGCAAGCCGAGCACGGAGCAGATGCGCGAGCTGACCGACTCCCGCAAAGCGTTCGAGGAGGTGCGGCCCTTTGGCTGGCGCGATGCCGAGGCCGCCTATGCCAAGAACCCGGCGCTTCCCACCGAAGCGGCCGGTGGCAGGTTCCAGCGCGCCGTCACCGCGCTCGAGCTCGAAACCGAAATCCGCACCAACCCGGAGCTTCGCGCCGACCGGTTCGTCGAGCGCTGGCAGAAGCTGGAGACGAAGAGCGCAACCCAATATCAGGGCAGCGACATCAGCGGCTATCGCGCCACGCGGCGAGCAATGGGCGAGATGGCTTTCAAACTCGAACGTGATCCCCAACTTGAATCGGTGCTCGCCAACCGCAAGACTGCTCTCGGTGTCGCGATGGACTCGCAGCGATCGATCGGCCGGGAGTTATGCTTCAAGCACGGCATCGACTACGGAATCGGGCGGGGCATCAGCATCGGGATGTAG
- a CDS encoding helix-turn-helix transcriptional regulator, translated as MQPPERIIRMRTVLHRTGLSRSSIYRKIAEGTFPPQIKIGAHGAGWHESAIDAWIADPAGWHRTAHHPRAD; from the coding sequence ATGCAGCCCCCCGAGCGTATCATCCGCATGAGGACCGTGCTTCACCGCACCGGCCTGTCCCGATCCAGCATCTACCGCAAGATCGCCGAGGGGACGTTCCCGCCGCAGATCAAGATCGGCGCCCACGGCGCGGGGTGGCACGAGAGCGCCATCGATGCCTGGATCGCCGATCCCGCGGGCTGGCATCGCACGGCCCATCACCCGCGAGCCGACTGA
- a CDS encoding HVO_A0114 family putative DNA-binding protein: protein MPTLIAGIRDAGISPDAAPDDPVAWFPSTESFARLLTADNRTMLRLIAERSPGSLDELVELTGRAKSNLSRSLSTLASYGIVRMERHGRKVIPTVVYDRIELILPLTGRATPDAASFGDQA from the coding sequence ATGCCAACGCTGATAGCAGGGATCAGAGATGCAGGCATCTCGCCAGACGCTGCCCCCGACGATCCTGTTGCCTGGTTCCCCTCCACCGAATCCTTTGCCCGCCTGCTAACGGCCGACAACCGCACGATGCTGCGACTCATCGCGGAAAGATCGCCCGGCTCGCTCGACGAGCTGGTCGAACTGACGGGCCGGGCCAAGTCCAACCTTTCCCGCTCGCTCAGCACGCTCGCCAGTTATGGTATCGTCCGCATGGAGCGCCACGGGCGCAAGGTCATCCCCACCGTGGTTTATGACCGCATCGAATTGATCCTTCCCCTTACCGGGCGCGCGACGCCCGATGCAGCCTCATTCGGAGATCAGGCATGA